One window of the Archaeoglobus sulfaticallidus PM70-1 genome contains the following:
- a CDS encoding glycosyltransferase family 4 protein, translated as MKILIGTDRVLYGSGIGRVVEEMARCLYEKGYDVKIVCGKCNIKSKVPVILCKYNETLYQTNILDIIKTIKREEPDIFHSHYYPMDVCGAFINSSKTKHIMHSHGVNHQSWRLSWKNPLSLVRADIGEFLGLHFSEKIICVSNYMKNALIRKHRIEKSKIEVVYNGVNLQKFNLSIKGDEIRERYGINHDDIVLLCVSALTPRKGQDLLIDCMRIVTKKIQNIKLLLVGSVGKTTIQYKQILRYMVRNAGLEKYVIFCGHIPDEELPKYYAASDIYVSASTWESFGLPFVEAMACGRPAIGFDKTAISELIIDGYNGYKVKYPDINELAIKIIHLANDVEKRKIFGLNGRKFVEKNFDVRRNIKKIIRIYSQLL; from the coding sequence GTGAAAATTTTAATCGGTACGGATAGAGTATTATATGGGTCCGGAATAGGAAGGGTTGTTGAAGAAATGGCAAGATGTTTATACGAAAAAGGATATGATGTTAAAATTGTTTGTGGTAAATGTAATATAAAATCCAAAGTACCAGTTATATTATGTAAGTATAATGAAACATTATATCAGACAAATATTTTAGACATAATAAAAACAATTAAAAGAGAAGAGCCCGATATATTTCATTCGCATTATTATCCGATGGATGTTTGTGGTGCTTTTATAAATTCCTCAAAAACAAAGCATATAATGCATTCACATGGTGTAAACCATCAATCCTGGCGATTAAGTTGGAAAAATCCTTTATCTCTAGTCCGTGCGGATATCGGTGAATTTTTAGGACTCCACTTTTCTGAAAAAATAATATGTGTGAGCAACTATATGAAAAATGCGCTTATAAGAAAACACAGAATAGAAAAGAGCAAGATTGAAGTCGTCTACAATGGCGTTAATCTACAGAAGTTCAATCTTTCCATAAAGGGGGATGAAATTAGAGAAAGATATGGAATTAATCATGATGATATTGTATTACTTTGTGTGTCTGCACTAACACCTAGAAAAGGGCAAGACCTTTTAATTGATTGTATGAGAATAGTTACAAAGAAAATACAAAACATTAAATTACTATTAGTCGGTTCAGTTGGGAAGACAACGATCCAATATAAACAGATTTTGAGATATATGGTACGTAATGCTGGCTTGGAGAAATATGTTATATTTTGTGGTCATATTCCTGACGAGGAGTTGCCTAAATATTATGCTGCATCTGATATTTATGTATCGGCATCAACATGGGAGAGTTTCGGATTGCCTTTTGTCGAAGCTATGGCTTGTGGAAGACCTGCAATTGGATTCGACAAAACAGCGATCTCTGAGCTAATTATCGATGGTTATAATGGGTACAAAGTTAAATACCCCGATATCAATGAATTAGCCATAAAGATAATCCATCTCGCAAACGACGTTGAAAAAAGAAAAATATTCGGCTTGAATGGAAGAAAATTCGTTGAAAAAAACTTTGATGTTAGAAGAAACATAAAGAAGATAATCAGAATTTATTCTCAATTGTTATAA
- the gmd gene encoding GDP-mannose 4,6-dehydratase, with protein sequence MKTALITGVTGQDGSYLVEFLLNKNYKVYGVIRRASSFNTSRIDHIIEFHSPEKFDWFRGDMTDETSLIKILEKIQPDEIYNLAAQSHVQVSFEVPVYTFDVVATGTLRLLEAVKNLGLDIKIYQASSSEMFGSSPPPQNEETPFNPKSPYAIAKVAAYHLCVNYREAYGMWIANGILFNHESPRRGETFVTRKITRAVSRIAFGVQDKLVLGYLDAKRDWGYAPEYVKAMWLMLQQDEPDDYVIATGEAHSVRKFVEEAFKHIGVIIEWRGEGIEEKGVVAEIMDSEFKDSMKIKPGDIVVEVSKRYFRPAEAEFLLGDSTKARKKLGWEPKVKFKELVKIMVEADIRRTRLLLEGTKKHNEEWREYII encoded by the coding sequence ATGAAAACGGCCTTAATTACGGGAGTAACTGGTCAAGATGGTTCCTATTTGGTAGAGTTCCTTCTTAATAAAAACTACAAAGTGTATGGAGTGATAAGAAGGGCTAGCTCGTTTAATACAAGCAGAATAGACCACATAATAGAATTTCATAGCCCTGAGAAGTTTGATTGGTTTAGAGGAGACATGACAGATGAAACCTCTCTGATTAAAATACTTGAAAAAATTCAACCTGATGAAATCTACAATCTTGCTGCTCAAAGTCACGTACAAGTGAGTTTTGAAGTACCTGTATATACTTTTGACGTAGTAGCCACAGGAACCTTAAGACTTCTTGAAGCTGTGAAGAACTTAGGACTTGATATTAAGATATACCAAGCAAGTAGTAGTGAAATGTTTGGTTCATCTCCCCCTCCTCAAAACGAAGAAACACCCTTTAACCCTAAAAGTCCATACGCAATTGCAAAAGTTGCTGCGTATCACCTCTGTGTAAATTACAGAGAGGCCTATGGAATGTGGATAGCGAATGGAATACTCTTCAACCATGAAAGCCCTCGTAGAGGTGAAACTTTCGTTACGAGAAAAATAACAAGGGCTGTTTCAAGGATAGCTTTTGGGGTTCAGGATAAACTAGTTTTGGGTTACCTAGATGCAAAAAGAGATTGGGGGTATGCACCTGAATACGTGAAAGCGATGTGGCTAATGCTCCAACAAGATGAACCAGATGACTACGTAATAGCTACAGGAGAAGCACACTCAGTTAGAAAGTTCGTGGAGGAGGCCTTCAAGCATATAGGAGTTATAATAGAGTGGAGGGGAGAAGGCATAGAGGAGAAAGGTGTCGTTGCGGAGATTATGGATAGCGAGTTCAAAGATAGCATGAAAATAAAACCAGGAGATATCGTAGTTGAGGTATCCAAACGGTATTTCCGCCCAGCTGAGGCTGAATTCTTACTTGGTGATAGCACAAAGGCACGGAAAAAGCTTGGATGGGAACCTAAAGTGAAATTCAAAGAATTGGTTAAAATTATGGTTGAAGCTGACATTAGAAGGACAAGGCTGCTTTTGGAAGGAACTAAGAAACATAATGAGGAGTGGAGGGAATATATAATATAA
- a CDS encoding DUF2206 domain-containing protein: protein MISKNLPQEIRGQNLLKLILAIQLLLWLVIAFDVPILRQIIGFVYLTFIPGFLVVKILKLDELTFNEKLFLSAGLSLAVVMFSVWLINFLLPLFDVLSPISVQPLVITISTIVLILLMVCYYKRVGNLTLPNINTSSLHFPSTLFLAFLPVLSALGAFLVNFYNFNLFLLLLIFLIALTALFVSLDKLVPIELYSLAIISASIALLFHRSLISTHVTGADIQLEYYFVNQVMKNSFWDSTISDDINSCLSIVLLIPTYSYILHMDVVWVFKIIYPLIFSLVPLVMFETCRKVIGEQKAFFSAFLFISMLAFYGEMPGLARQQIAELFLVLIIFVFAEYQKFRIKAKKILLIIFSFGLLISHYGLTYYYMFLSSLAIVILHILRKKSQLLNHRYLILYLISVLAWYKHTGNSSAFNTLTKLANHILSNLISTFWQLETREATIVLMRKELTLLHTITKYLNIMTQFFIFIGINQLLVKRKKREFSAEHIAFFISTVIWMIALLIIPYFMQLAYHQSRSYQIILLTLAPVSIIGCEAVFNWIVSSTKKLKKFKEFSTDDITIKIISLFLAIYLLFNSGFVYELADDPYPTISFNNTIEYARFSGQQDRAAIWILKNMDNSQTIYTDPMTKYLFLRYLPGFIAVWVLDESKQIQVTKGYIYLRTNKNKTPIYCSSNRMEYVYLKELELTNQFEVVYKNNDAQILLVR from the coding sequence ATGATATCTAAAAATTTACCGCAAGAGATTAGAGGTCAAAATCTTTTAAAATTAATCTTAGCCATTCAATTACTCCTTTGGCTGGTAATCGCATTTGATGTTCCCATCCTCAGGCAGATTATAGGTTTTGTTTACCTCACTTTTATTCCAGGATTTCTTGTGGTAAAAATCCTAAAGCTAGACGAGCTGACTTTTAACGAGAAACTTTTTTTAAGTGCCGGGTTGAGCTTAGCAGTAGTTATGTTTTCAGTTTGGTTAATAAACTTTCTCTTGCCATTATTTGACGTTCTAAGTCCAATATCGGTTCAACCTCTTGTTATTACTATCAGTACTATTGTTTTAATATTATTGATGGTTTGTTATTATAAGAGGGTAGGAAATTTGACGTTACCCAATATAAATACTAGTAGTTTACATTTTCCTTCAACTTTATTCTTGGCTTTTCTTCCTGTATTAAGCGCTTTAGGCGCATTTTTGGTTAATTTCTATAACTTCAATCTTTTTTTACTTTTGTTAATTTTCCTTATTGCCCTAACTGCTCTCTTCGTCTCCCTTGACAAACTTGTTCCAATCGAACTTTACTCTCTCGCTATAATTAGTGCTAGCATAGCACTTCTGTTTCATCGCTCACTTATATCTACACATGTAACAGGCGCTGACATTCAACTCGAATATTACTTCGTTAACCAAGTCATGAAAAATTCTTTTTGGGATTCAACAATTTCAGACGACATTAATTCGTGTTTAAGTATAGTCTTATTGATACCCACATATTCATATATTTTGCATATGGATGTGGTGTGGGTATTCAAGATCATTTATCCACTCATTTTTTCACTCGTACCATTAGTCATGTTTGAAACGTGTCGAAAGGTAATTGGCGAGCAGAAAGCTTTCTTCTCTGCTTTTTTGTTTATATCTATGCTTGCCTTCTATGGAGAAATGCCTGGGCTTGCAAGACAACAAATAGCAGAACTATTCTTGGTCTTAATTATATTTGTATTTGCAGAATATCAAAAGTTCCGTATAAAAGCAAAGAAAATATTGCTCATAATCTTCAGCTTTGGGTTACTCATTTCGCACTACGGGTTGACATACTATTACATGTTCCTTTCTTCACTAGCCATCGTCATATTACATATACTGCGAAAGAAGAGTCAGTTACTAAATCATAGATACCTAATATTATATCTAATTTCAGTTTTGGCTTGGTATAAGCACACCGGAAACTCTAGTGCATTTAATACCCTTACTAAACTAGCAAATCACATTTTATCAAATCTTATTAGCACTTTTTGGCAATTAGAAACGAGAGAAGCTACAATAGTTCTAATGCGAAAGGAATTGACATTGTTACATACGATAACCAAATATTTAAATATCATGACTCAGTTCTTTATCTTTATTGGTATAAATCAACTATTGGTAAAAAGAAAAAAAAGAGAATTTAGTGCAGAACATATTGCCTTTTTTATCTCAACTGTTATATGGATGATAGCTCTTCTAATTATACCGTATTTCATGCAGTTAGCCTACCATCAATCTAGGTCATACCAGATAATACTCCTTACTTTAGCACCAGTAAGTATCATAGGTTGCGAAGCTGTTTTCAACTGGATAGTAAGTTCTACCAAAAAACTTAAAAAATTCAAAGAGTTTAGTACAGATGACATAACAATCAAAATAATATCTCTCTTCCTAGCGATATACCTATTGTTTAACAGTGGATTTGTCTACGAACTGGCTGATGACCCTTACCCAACAATCTCCTTTAACAATACAATAGAGTATGCACGTTTTAGTGGGCAACAAGACAGGGCTGCCATTTGGATATTAAAGAACATGGATAATTCTCAGACCATATATACAGACCCCATGACTAAATACTTATTTCTCCGCTACTTACCGGGATTTATTGCTGTTTGGGTTTTAGATGAATCTAAGCAAATACAAGTAACAAAAGGTTACATATACCTAAGAACCAATAAAAACAAAACACCAATATACTGTTCATCAAATAGAATGGAATACGTATATCTAAAGGAATTAGAACTTACCAATCAATTTGAGGTAGTCTATAAAAATAATGATGCCCAGATCTTACTGGTACGCTAA
- a CDS encoding DegT/DnrJ/EryC1/StrS family aminotransferase, whose protein sequence is MEFIPQVEPYISKGEIKAVVEYLKSGGWLTEFKKTEEFEERICELLNIDYAVVVTSGTAALYLSLLACGISKGDKVIVPNFTMIATPNAVKWTGADVILVDIEKDTLCLDIKKIEKIDRSVKALIYVSLNGRSGNMDKVVKFCYENDIILIEDSCQAFMSTWNNKYLGTFGIIGVYSLTPHKLITTGQGGIIVTNDESIYKKIKKLKDFCRVKPGVDLHEDIGYNFKFTDLQAVIGLEQLKSIKWRVKRKKEIYKFYYNSLKNVEEIKFIPTDLNQTVPWFIDILVEESIRDELINYLKTKNIGSRPFYPAINTQKPYKVYKGHFDISNTISKQGLWLPSSLGLKYEELDYIVNNVRNFFSHRH, encoded by the coding sequence ATGGAGTTCATTCCACAAGTAGAGCCATATATAAGTAAAGGGGAAATAAAAGCAGTTGTTGAATACTTGAAGTCAGGAGGTTGGCTTACTGAATTTAAAAAAACTGAGGAATTCGAGGAAAGAATCTGTGAACTTCTTAATATTGACTATGCAGTAGTTGTAACGAGTGGGACTGCCGCATTGTATTTATCTCTTTTAGCGTGTGGTATTAGCAAGGGAGATAAAGTTATAGTCCCAAATTTTACTATGATAGCTACCCCTAACGCTGTAAAGTGGACTGGTGCAGATGTTATTTTGGTAGATATTGAAAAAGATACTTTGTGTCTTGACATTAAAAAAATTGAAAAAATAGATAGAAGTGTAAAGGCATTAATATATGTGTCTCTAAATGGTAGAAGTGGAAATATGGACAAAGTAGTAAAATTCTGTTATGAAAACGACATCATATTAATTGAAGACTCGTGTCAAGCATTTATGTCAACATGGAACAACAAGTACCTCGGAACGTTTGGAATCATTGGAGTGTATTCCCTTACGCCCCATAAACTAATAACAACAGGACAAGGTGGCATAATAGTAACAAACGATGAGAGCATATACAAAAAAATAAAAAAACTAAAGGATTTTTGTCGTGTAAAACCAGGAGTAGACCTGCATGAAGATATAGGGTATAACTTTAAATTTACAGATCTCCAAGCAGTCATAGGTTTAGAACAGTTAAAATCGATAAAATGGAGAGTCAAAAGAAAAAAGGAAATATACAAGTTTTACTACAACAGTTTAAAAAATGTGGAGGAAATAAAGTTCATTCCAACAGATTTGAATCAAACTGTCCCTTGGTTTATAGACATATTAGTTGAGGAAAGTATACGAGATGAGTTAATAAACTACCTTAAAACAAAAAACATAGGCTCAAGACCTTTCTACCCTGCTATAAATACTCAAAAACCATATAAGGTATATAAAGGACATTTCGACATTTCAAATACAATTTCTAAGCAGGGGTTGTGGTTACCTTCTTCACTGGGATTAAAGTATGAGGAATTAGACTACATAGTTAATAACGTGAGAAATTTCTTTAGTCACAGACACTAA
- a CDS encoding glycosyltransferase family 4 protein: MKVCLIGDFSSNLDEGFKNIAQYLAKELSKYDDLDILKANIKEIKTLKFWKKIKMFHPTIVHYIPGPTYRSFLFVNFLLYYLNYRDHSNPKIIMSTPYPKDINRFIKSLPRKPDLILAQSNTSKRMFKSLGLKTIYVPNGVDFEKFKPVPSHLKKKLRVRYNIDEEKFTILHVGHLTKKRNLKILGELARMGNQVIIVSSEYLKVEKNIIQTLQKTGCIIFRGYFEHIEEFYQMSDCYIFPVLEGDTILFPLSVIEAMACNLPVLTRKFDGLSIFNEGEGLIFVEKETEIIQGVEKIKKNGDIRIATRRKVTPYSWKNIAQRLREIYYKLVEETI, from the coding sequence ATGAAAGTATGTCTCATAGGTGATTTCTCAAGTAATCTAGATGAGGGGTTTAAAAATATTGCACAATATTTAGCCAAAGAATTATCCAAATACGATGATCTCGATATACTCAAGGCCAATATTAAAGAGATTAAAACGTTAAAATTCTGGAAGAAAATAAAAATGTTTCATCCAACAATAGTTCACTATATACCTGGACCAACTTATAGAAGTTTTTTGTTTGTGAATTTCCTTCTATATTACCTGAATTATAGAGATCACTCTAATCCCAAAATCATTATGTCTACACCCTATCCAAAAGATATTAACCGGTTTATTAAATCACTTCCACGCAAACCAGATTTAATATTAGCTCAATCCAATACATCAAAAAGGATGTTTAAGTCTCTTGGTCTTAAAACAATATACGTTCCCAATGGTGTAGATTTCGAGAAATTTAAACCGGTGCCAAGCCATCTTAAGAAAAAATTAAGAGTTAGATATAATATAGATGAGGAGAAATTTACTATTCTACATGTGGGACACCTGACGAAAAAAAGAAATCTTAAAATACTAGGCGAATTGGCTCGTATGGGAAATCAAGTAATTATCGTTTCCAGTGAATATCTTAAAGTTGAAAAAAATATTATACAAACCCTTCAAAAAACGGGATGCATTATATTTAGAGGATATTTTGAACATATAGAGGAGTTTTATCAAATGTCTGATTGTTATATTTTCCCAGTACTGGAAGGTGATACAATTCTTTTCCCCCTTTCTGTAATAGAGGCCATGGCTTGCAATCTTCCAGTGTTAACTAGAAAATTCGATGGATTAAGCATTTTTAATGAAGGTGAGGGGCTAATATTTGTTGAAAAAGAAACAGAAATAATTCAAGGAGTTGAGAAAATTAAAAAAAATGGAGATATAAGAATTGCTACACGACGTAAGGTCACACCCTATTCTTGGAAAAATATTGCTCAAAGGCTTAGGGAAATTTACTATAAACTAGTGGAGGAGACCATATGA
- a CDS encoding NAD-dependent epimerase/dehydratase family protein → MVKVAVAGGFGFLGSNIVKVLKKKNYEVVPFSRRSGIDIRDWKTLISFLKNVEPEIVINSAAHVGGIAYNALKPVEIYEDNLMMGFNLLRASFEVGVKKFVNIMPNCTYPGVAEIYREDKWWDGPMHETVLTYGMPRKALWVHAWALKEKYGFNSIHLVLPNLYGPGDHFDPIRSHALGALIKKIVDAKFEGKKIVEIWGTGNPVREWGYVEDAAEGIVLAMEMYNDVEIMNIGEGKGYTIREIAYMIKDAANWDGEFIFDRSKPDGAPKKILDIRKMKRILGWQPKTNIREGIKKTVEWYIKKTWKQSLK, encoded by the coding sequence ATGGTTAAAGTGGCAGTTGCTGGGGGATTTGGGTTTTTAGGTAGCAATATAGTGAAAGTGCTAAAAAAGAAAAACTATGAGGTAGTCCCTTTCAGCCGTAGGTCTGGAATAGATATAAGAGATTGGAAGACTTTAATAAGTTTCTTAAAAAATGTCGAACCGGAGATAGTAATAAATTCTGCCGCACATGTAGGAGGAATAGCCTATAACGCCTTAAAACCTGTTGAAATTTACGAAGACAACTTAATGATGGGATTTAATCTTCTAAGAGCGTCTTTTGAAGTTGGAGTAAAAAAATTCGTAAACATAATGCCAAACTGCACATATCCCGGAGTTGCAGAGATATATAGAGAGGATAAATGGTGGGATGGTCCTATGCACGAAACAGTTTTAACTTATGGTATGCCACGAAAAGCTCTTTGGGTTCATGCTTGGGCTCTTAAAGAAAAATATGGCTTCAATTCAATACATCTTGTTTTACCAAATTTATATGGACCAGGTGACCACTTTGACCCAATACGCTCCCACGCACTTGGGGCTCTAATTAAAAAGATAGTCGATGCAAAATTTGAAGGAAAAAAGATCGTTGAAATTTGGGGTACAGGAAACCCTGTTAGAGAATGGGGGTATGTAGAAGATGCTGCAGAGGGCATAGTTTTAGCGATGGAAATGTATAATGACGTCGAAATCATGAATATCGGAGAAGGTAAAGGATACACTATAAGGGAAATTGCTTATATGATAAAAGATGCTGCAAACTGGGATGGTGAATTCATTTTCGATAGGTCAAAACCAGACGGAGCTCCAAAGAAAATTTTAGATATACGTAAGATGAAAAGAATTCTAGGCTGGCAACCTAAAACAAATATCCGAGAAGGCATTAAGAAGACTGTGGAGTGGTACATTAAAAAAACTTGGAAGCAATCATTAAAGTAA
- a CDS encoding nucleoside/nucleotide kinase family protein — translation MTGKRGGFFICFTGIDGTGKTTLAKLLVTSLREKGIDAHYVYARLVPRISKPVMTIGRFLFLRNKDISKNYTEYLHSKKRLLRCQIVSKIYTLILLCDYIIQVILKIKIPLMFGKNIVCDRYIYDTIITDIAIDMNYSEEYILDLLKKCFLLIPEPDFVFLIDAPEEIAYSRKDDVPSIEYLKARRQIYLKIGKKCCMFVLDGTKNIKELLSELESEVFP, via the coding sequence ATGACTGGAAAGAGGGGGGGATTTTTTATTTGTTTTACGGGAATCGATGGTACAGGAAAAACTACTCTTGCAAAATTATTAGTAACATCTTTAAGAGAGAAAGGTATTGACGCTCACTATGTATATGCTAGGCTCGTCCCTCGAATCTCTAAACCAGTTATGACGATCGGTAGATTTCTCTTCCTTCGAAATAAAGATATCTCTAAAAATTACACTGAATACCTTCATTCAAAAAAAAGATTGTTAAGATGTCAAATAGTTTCTAAGATATACACTCTGATCTTACTATGTGATTATATTATCCAAGTAATATTAAAGATTAAAATTCCGTTGATGTTTGGAAAAAATATTGTCTGTGATCGATACATATATGATACTATAATTACCGATATTGCTATAGATATGAATTACTCGGAGGAATATATTTTAGATTTGCTTAAAAAGTGTTTTTTATTAATTCCAGAACCTGATTTTGTATTCCTGATAGATGCGCCTGAAGAAATTGCCTATAGTCGAAAAGATGATGTACCCTCAATAGAATATCTTAAAGCTCGAAGACAGATTTATTTAAAAATAGGGAAAAAATGTTGTATGTTTGTCCTAGATGGTACGAAAAATATAAAAGAATTACTATCTGAACTAGAATCGGAGGTTTTTCCATGA
- a CDS encoding NAD-dependent epimerase/dehydratase family protein: protein MSEMFEEYEGATVLVTGGAGCIGSNLCKVLSELGAKKVIILDDLSASYKWNIPVADNIEFVQGNILDEEKLKQVFYEKPDYVFHLAAHFANQNSVEHPETDLMVNGLGTLKILEYCRLTDVSRVVYASSGCSVYGAQAPLPLKEDFVSLDLDTPYQIHKLLGELYCNYFYNLYELQVARARYFNVYGPGEVPGRYRNVIPNFMYWALNGMPLPITGTGEETRDFTYVSDIVDGTLRCGVVKKAVGEAFNLASETETKIIDLANWINELTGNKAGIVFKERRSWDRSIRRKASIKKAKEMLGYEPKVDIKSGLKKTLEWFKANWENIKQSAEF from the coding sequence ATGTCAGAAATGTTTGAAGAATATGAAGGGGCAACAGTTTTGGTGACCGGTGGAGCTGGTTGCATTGGGAGCAATCTGTGTAAGGTTTTGAGTGAGCTTGGAGCTAAAAAAGTGATTATACTGGACGATCTGTCAGCTTCATACAAATGGAACATTCCGGTTGCAGACAACATTGAATTTGTTCAAGGTAACATACTTGATGAGGAAAAGCTAAAGCAAGTCTTTTACGAAAAGCCAGATTACGTCTTCCATTTAGCTGCACACTTCGCAAATCAGAACTCTGTTGAACATCCTGAAACAGACTTAATGGTAAACGGACTTGGCACATTGAAGATTTTAGAATACTGCAGACTTACCGATGTATCCAGAGTCGTTTACGCTTCATCTGGGTGTTCAGTTTATGGTGCTCAAGCGCCATTGCCGTTGAAAGAAGATTTTGTTTCGCTCGATTTGGATACCCCTTATCAAATACACAAACTGCTGGGTGAACTGTACTGCAACTATTTCTACAACCTGTATGAGCTACAAGTAGCCAGAGCGAGATACTTCAATGTATATGGGCCGGGTGAAGTTCCTGGGAGGTACAGAAATGTTATACCAAACTTCATGTACTGGGCTTTGAATGGTATGCCTCTGCCAATAACAGGAACTGGTGAAGAAACGAGAGATTTCACTTACGTGTCTGATATCGTAGATGGCACATTGAGATGTGGCGTGGTTAAAAAAGCAGTAGGTGAAGCATTTAACCTTGCATCTGAAACTGAAACAAAGATTATAGACTTGGCAAACTGGATAAACGAGCTGACAGGAAACAAGGCAGGAATAGTATTTAAGGAGAGAAGGAGCTGGGATAGATCAATAAGAAGGAAAGCATCGATTAAAAAAGCAAAGGAGATGCTTGGATATGAACCAAAAGTAGACATCAAAAGTGGGTTGAAGAAGACACTCGAATGGTTTAAGGCAAATTGGGAGAATATTAAGCAGAGTGCTGAATTTTGA
- a CDS encoding glycosyltransferase, whose product MKILQVIPYFVPAWGYGGPVRVAYELSKRLVEKGHEVTVYTTDTLSKDSRVNKKVQEIDGIRVQYFPNLSNKLAWNHNIFLSPSMISIVKKRIQNFDIIHMHEYRTFQNIVVYNYAKKYGVPYVLQAHGSLPRMIAKQNLKKLFDFTWGYKILNDASKVIAVSKAEVKQYKHMGISKNKIVTIPNGLDVDKFKVLPENRKFKEKFHINKRIILFLGRIHKRKGIDFLIKSFFRLNIEKKDVVLVIAGPDDGHKDKLIELVNRLKISNSVYFVGYLDDNLSAYVDAEVLVYPSIHEIFGLVPFEAIMCGTPVIATDDCGCGEIIKETNCGFLVRYGNENDLKEKIKILLEKPEIGEKMVKKGKRYIVENLAWNKVAKKMEKVYESCIISLHNS is encoded by the coding sequence ATGAAAATTCTTCAAGTTATCCCTTATTTTGTGCCAGCTTGGGGATATGGGGGTCCAGTAAGAGTGGCTTATGAGTTATCTAAAAGGTTAGTGGAAAAAGGACATGAAGTAACGGTATATACAACTGATACCTTGAGCAAAGATTCAAGAGTCAACAAAAAAGTGCAAGAAATAGATGGTATTAGAGTTCAATATTTCCCGAATTTGAGTAATAAGCTCGCGTGGAACCATAACATATTTCTTTCCCCAAGTATGATTTCTATAGTAAAAAAGAGGATTCAAAATTTTGATATCATCCACATGCATGAATATCGCACTTTTCAAAATATCGTTGTTTATAATTATGCTAAAAAATATGGTGTCCCCTATGTTTTGCAAGCCCACGGCTCACTACCAAGAATGATTGCAAAACAAAATCTCAAAAAATTATTTGATTTTACTTGGGGATATAAGATACTGAATGATGCCTCAAAAGTGATTGCCGTCTCTAAAGCTGAAGTAAAGCAGTACAAACACATGGGCATTAGCAAAAACAAAATTGTAACAATCCCTAATGGCTTGGATGTAGATAAATTTAAAGTTCTCCCAGAGAATAGAAAATTTAAGGAGAAATTTCATATCAATAAACGTATAATTTTATTTTTAGGTCGCATTCATAAAAGGAAGGGCATAGATTTTCTAATTAAATCTTTCTTTAGGTTAAATATAGAAAAGAAGGATGTTGTTCTAGTTATTGCCGGTCCAGATGATGGACATAAAGATAAATTAATTGAACTTGTAAACAGATTAAAAATTAGCAACAGCGTTTATTTTGTTGGATACTTGGATGATAATCTAAGTGCATATGTAGATGCAGAAGTCTTAGTCTATCCTTCTATACATGAAATATTCGGATTAGTTCCCTTTGAAGCAATAATGTGTGGAACGCCAGTAATAGCTACGGATGACTGTGGATGTGGAGAGATTATAAAAGAAACTAACTGCGGTTTTTTAGTGAGATACGGGAATGAAAATGATTTGAAAGAGAAAATAAAAATATTGCTAGAGAAGCCAGAAATTGGAGAGAAAATGGTTAAAAAGGGAAAAAGATACATAGTTGAAAATCTAGCTTGGAATAAGGTAGCGAAAAAAATGGAAAAAGTTTATGAGAGTTGTATTATCAGCTTGCATAATAGTTAA
- a CDS encoding WbuC family cupin fold metalloprotein has translation MKINVLERDGTRYAIYIPSDAWKKGLNFYSDEKDFVQVGIWGYDKGKFLQPHIHNEVKREVTRTQEVIFLRKGKIKAYIFDKNENLIETLELKEGDILILLDGGHGYKILEDNTFVLEVKNGPYFGPEVDRKRIKMEKFK, from the coding sequence TTGAAGATTAATGTATTAGAGAGAGATGGTACAAGATATGCTATCTATATACCGTCAGATGCTTGGAAAAAAGGACTTAATTTTTACTCTGATGAGAAAGATTTCGTTCAGGTAGGTATATGGGGGTACGATAAAGGTAAATTTTTACAACCACATATTCATAATGAGGTCAAAAGAGAAGTTACTCGCACTCAAGAAGTTATTTTCTTAAGAAAAGGAAAAATAAAAGCATATATATTTGACAAAAACGAAAATTTAATAGAAACACTAGAACTTAAAGAAGGAGATATTTTAATTTTATTAGATGGCGGGCATGGATATAAAATCCTAGAGGATAATACATTTGTTCTTGAAGTTAAAAATGGTCCTTATTTTGGTCCAGAGGTTGATAGAAAGAGAATAAAAATGGAAAAATTTAAATAA